A DNA window from Drosophila sechellia strain sech25 chromosome X, ASM438219v1, whole genome shotgun sequence contains the following coding sequences:
- the LOC6620343 gene encoding ribosomal protein S6 kinase 2 beta, whose protein sequence is MPLADSQKDLRQQPQQQQQHVSSTSSNNNAEQQCNSSGLGLQLRQRMQITSSGCSSLAVTPMEHTPTEDDESGGGNSGVTSSVTTVTSSQRRQQLQQVQQQSALQAALEQHHISPTANLDSARKRPTHRTLCPPPELMELSDSESQGGVETGGMREGATGRSAPDLEDTEPLDETENEFELKEVIKEGHDKADPSQFELLRVLGEGSFGKVFLVRKIIGKDAGTLYAMKVLKKATLKVKDRVRSTNERKILADVGHAFIVRLHYAFQTPGKLYLILDFLRGGDLFTRLSKEVMFTEEDVKFYLAELALAMNHLHTLGIIYRDLKPENILLDEHGHIALTDFGLSKQPLDGSKTYSFCGTVEYMAPEIVNRKGHDFAADWWSFGVLMYEMLTGNLPFHGQTRQETMNQILRSKLGMPENLSPEAQSLLRALFKRNPQNRLGAGAQGILDIKAHCFFATIDWVRLERKQVRPPFIPAVSRDDAFYFDVEYTSKSPRDSPGGPISASAHEIFRGFSFVAPVLLEGQCACSNSCSTGVSPLHSIAPIPAAPVGAPRTLPGVLPGNFHAEYNLLQELGRGTFSVCRLCEHRTSKKHYAVKVIEKAAVAAASTSTSADCWEEVEIMLRYGNHPNIVTLYSVYEDAGSAYLVMELLKGGELLDRILAVGQMCDSEAGAVLRTIASAVAYLHEHGVVHRDLKPSNMIYASMRQTPETLKLCDLGFAKQLRADNGLLMTPCYTANFVAPEVLKRQGYDLACDIWSLGVLLYIMLSGRTPFASTPNDSPDVILKRIGSGQIDFTSSRWALISVPAKELLRQMLHIVPENRPTAAQILEHDWLREQFAGGVQLTEYAVAPGSQLSLGAQQQQQNHISLALRGAVDATFRAIAIPQAANVGPVELSMLAKRRAKDRANLHS, encoded by the exons ATGCCGCTGGCCGATTCTCAAAAGGATCTCCGCCAGCAgcctcagcagcagcagcagcatgtgtcctccaccagcagcaacaacaatgcggAGCAGCaatgcaacagcagcggaTTGGGTCTGCAACTGCGCCAGCGCATGCAAATTACCTCGTCCGGCTGCAGCAGCCTGGCGGTCACGCCCATGGAGCACACGCCCACCGAGGACGATGAGAGTGGTGGAGGAAACAGCGGTGTCACCTCCTCGGTGACCACTGTGACATCATCGCAACGCCGCCAGCAGCTGCAACAGGTGCAACAGCAATCTGCTTTGCAAGCGGCCCTTGAGCAGCATCACATCTCACCAACAGCAAACTTGGATTCCGCTAGGAAAAGGCCGACGCATCGAACCTTGTGCCCTCCGCCAGAACTTATGGAGCTGAGTGATTCCGAGTCCCAGGGAGGCGTAGAAACTGGCGGTATGAGAGAAGGGGCTACTGGGCGTAGTGCACCTGATTTAGAGGACACAGAGCCCCTAGATGAAACAGAAAACGAATTCGAGCTCAAGGAAGTCATCAAGGAGGGTCACGACAAGGCCGATCCTTCACAGTTCGAGCTCCTACGGGTTCTGGGCGAAGGTAGCTTTGGAAAGGTGTTTCTAGTGCGAAAGATCATAGGTAAAGATGCAGGAACACTCTATGCTATGAAGGTGCTCAAAAAGGCCACGCTAAAAGTAAAAGATCGCGTAAGGAGCACAAACGAACGAAAAATACTAGCGGACGTGGGACATGCCTTCATCGTACGTCTTCACTATGCCTTCCAAACTCCCGGAAAACTGTACTTGATACTGGATTTTCTTCGTGGCGGTGATCTATTTACACGTCTTTCCAAGGAAGTAATGTTTACGGAAGAAGATGTCAAGTTCTATTTAGCGGAACTGGCGCTAGCTATGAATCACCTACACACGCTGGGCATTATCTACAGGGATCTGAAACCGGAAAATATTCTACTGGACGAGCATGGTCATATAGCCTTGACGGACTTCGGTCTATCCAAGCAGCCTTTGGATGGCTCAAAAACATATAGCTTTTGTGGAACCGTAGAATACATGGCGCCGGAGATCGTGAACCGAAAAGGACACGATTTTGCCGCTGATTGGTGGAGTTTCGGGGTGCTCATGTACGAAATGCTAACGGGGAATTTACCCTTTCACGGCCAAACCCGCCAGGAGACTATGAATCAGATCCTTAGAAGTAAGCTGGGCATGCCAGAGAATCTGTCGCCGGAAGCGCAATCCCTGCTCCGTGCTCTCTTCAAAAGGAACCCCCAGAATCGTTTGGGTGCGGGTGCTCAAGGAATTTTGGACATCAAGGCGCACTGCTTTTTCGCTACTATCGACTGGGTGAGATTAGAACGAAAGCAGGTGCGTCCGCCTTTTATACCGGCGGTTAGCCGTGACGATGCCTTTTACTTTGATGTGGAGTATACCTCAAAATCCCCCAGGGATTCGCCGGGTGGCCCGATCTCCGCATCTGCCCATGAAATCTTCCGCGGGTTCAGCTTTGTGGCTCCCGTCCTCCTGGAAGGTCAGTGTGCTTGCTCGAATAGCTGCTCCACCGGCGTCAGTCCCCTGCACAGTATAGCTCCTATTCCCGCTGCTCCAGTGGGAGCCCCTCGAACATTACCTGGTGTTCTTCCCGGAAACTTCCACGCGGAATATAATCTACTTCAAGAACTGGGACGAGGAACCTTTTCAGTTTGTCGGCTGTGCGAGCATCGCACCTCCAAGAAACATTACGCAGTAAAAGTAATCGAAAAGGCAGCTGTGGCCGcagcatccacatccacttccGCCGATTGTTGGGAGGAGGTGGAGATTATGCTGAGGTACGGCAACCACCCAAATATCGTCACTCTGTACTCCGTTTACGAGGATGCGGGATCTGCATATCTTGTGATGGAGCTGCTAAAGGGTGGCGAGCTACTCGATCGGATACTGGCCGTGGGTCAGATGTGCGACAGTGAGGCCGGCGCGGTGTTAAGGACAATTGCTTCTGCGGTAGCATATCTCCATGAACATGGCGTGGTCCATCGGGATCTTAAGCCCTCGAATATGATATATGCCAGCATGCGGCAAACTCCCGAGACCCTAAAGCTCTGTGATTTGG GTTTCGCGAAGCAGCTGCGCGCGGACAACGGCCTCCTGATGACGCCCTGCTACACCGCCAATTTTGTGGCTCCCGAGGTTCTAAAGAGACAGGGCTATGACCTGGCTTGCGACATCTGGTCGCTCGGTGTGCTGCTTTACATCATGTTATCCGGCCGGACGCCTTTCGCCAGCACTCCAAATGATTCTCCGGACGTTATACTGAAGCGCATCGGATCGGGACAAATTGACTTCACAAGCAGTCGCTGGGCACTGATCAGTGTGCCGGCCAAAGAACTTTTGCGTCAGATGCTACACATAGTACCGGAGAATCGACCGACGGCGGCGCAAATTCTTGAGCACGACTGGCTGCGGGAGCAATTCGCCGGCGGCGTACAGCTTACGGAGTATGCGGTGGCGCCCGGATCCCAACTTTCGCTGGgcgcccagcagcaacagcagaatCACATCTCCTTGGCCTTAAGAGGAGCTGTTGATGCCACTTTCCGGGCTATTGCCATACCCCAGGCGGCGAATGTGGGACCCGTAGAACTTTCCATGCTCGCCAAGAGGCGGGCCAAAGATCGAGCCAATCTGCACTCCTAA